One stretch of Nitratiruptor tergarcus DSM 16512 DNA includes these proteins:
- a CDS encoding type II toxin-antitoxin system RelE/ParE family toxin, with amino-acid sequence MKYKILQSEKYLKRAAKFFKKHPNLLPKYQKVIEQLENDPYYPSLRLHKLKGDLNEYYSVSIDMRYRIVIDLIITDKEIILLDIGSHDEVY; translated from the coding sequence ATACAAAATACTACAGAGTGAAAAATACCTCAAAAGGGCTGCAAAGTTTTTTAAAAAGCATCCCAATCTTTTACCAAAATACCAAAAGGTCATAGAACAGCTGGAAAATGACCCATACTATCCCTCTTTGAGACTACATAAGCTCAAAGGAGATCTCAATGAGTACTACAGCGTATCGATAGATATGCGCTATAGGATTGTTATAGACCTCATTATCACAGATAAAGAGATAATCTTACTCGATATAGGAAGTCACGATGAGGTGTATTGA
- a CDS encoding DNA primase family protein, with translation MSLRLKEAIKKAQSLEDCASDVPVGKSSKTIDKSIPHKNQNIIKKELIEKLLSDIEKIDINELCKKYGWIPTYDKDGNEKPPLQKHIKVAIIKHLIDISKRKDWKIAKDGDYIYIYNGQYWVPFIKDDIIYFLEQFAIKAGVSIIDAADEQFLEKLYKQLQKESYFNNKNLTNKNLINLQNGTFDITKLQLKGFDYQDFLTYQLPYPYKEGATNTLWEKFLDEVLPDKETRRTLQEVLGSIFIKDIKLEYIFFLYGKGQNGKSVVMEILTALLGKENISNFSLDQLMEEHNRAMIKDKLVNFGSETDLKKINPNIFKALASNEPIQARLKYGNSFMMEDYAKLIFNVNKFQFNDIEHTEGFFRRFLIIPFDVKIPDEKVDRKLHLKIINAGMEGVLNWIIEGATRVIENEDIFISDKCKIARDKFFKEIDNVRQFIEDNGYQPSIYNRMKASELYGEYRNYCAQNNFKSVSSRTFKERLQAIGIEWKKFSDTNYYLIEKK, from the coding sequence ATGAGTTTAAGACTAAAAGAAGCAATCAAAAAGGCACAATCATTAGAAGATTGTGCCTCTGATGTGCCAGTAGGCAAATCAAGCAAAACAATTGATAAAAGTATACCGCATAAAAATCAAAACATCATCAAAAAAGAACTCATAGAAAAACTATTAAGCGATATTGAAAAGATTGATATTAATGAATTATGCAAAAAGTATGGATGGATACCAACCTATGATAAAGATGGCAATGAAAAGCCACCATTACAAAAACATATCAAAGTTGCAATTATTAAGCATTTGATAGATATTTCAAAGCGAAAAGATTGGAAAATAGCAAAGGATGGAGATTATATTTACATATATAACGGGCAATACTGGGTACCATTTATCAAGGACGATATCATTTACTTCTTAGAGCAGTTTGCTATAAAAGCGGGAGTTTCAATTATAGATGCTGCGGATGAGCAGTTTTTGGAAAAATTATATAAGCAGTTGCAAAAAGAGAGCTATTTTAATAATAAAAACTTGACTAACAAAAACCTCATCAATTTACAAAATGGAACATTCGATATTACAAAATTACAATTAAAAGGGTTTGATTATCAAGACTTTTTGACATATCAGTTGCCTTATCCTTATAAAGAGGGAGCTACCAACACTTTATGGGAGAAGTTTTTGGATGAAGTATTACCAGATAAAGAGACACGAAGAACACTACAAGAGGTGCTGGGAAGCATATTTATCAAAGATATAAAGTTAGAGTATATCTTCTTTTTATATGGCAAAGGACAGAATGGAAAAAGTGTAGTTATGGAAATTCTCACTGCATTATTAGGAAAAGAGAATATTAGCAACTTTTCACTTGACCAGCTCATGGAAGAGCATAATAGAGCTATGATTAAAGATAAGCTTGTAAATTTTGGAAGTGAGACCGATCTTAAAAAAATCAATCCAAACATCTTCAAAGCCTTAGCAAGTAACGAGCCAATACAAGCGAGACTAAAATATGGTAATTCCTTTATGATGGAAGATTACGCAAAATTGATATTCAATGTTAATAAATTCCAATTTAATGATATTGAGCATACAGAAGGATTTTTTAGGCGGTTTTTGATAATTCCATTTGATGTAAAGATACCAGATGAAAAAGTGGATAGAAAACTCCATCTTAAAATCATCAATGCAGGCATGGAAGGAGTTTTGAATTGGATCATAGAGGGAGCTACAAGAGTAATAGAAAATGAAGATATTTTTATATCCGATAAGTGCAAAATAGCAAGGGATAAGTTTTTCAAAGAAATAGATAATGTAAGACAGTTTATAGAAGATAACGGCTATCAGCCAAGTATCTATAATCGTATGAAAGCTTCAGAGCTTTATGGAGAATATAGAAACTATTGCGCACAAAATAATTTTAAAAGCGTTAGCAGCAGAACCTTTAAAGAGAGACTGCAAGCAATAGGTATTGAATGGAAAAAATTTAGCGATACAAATTACTATTTAATAGAAAAAAAATAA
- a CDS encoding site-specific integrase yields MAIDNTAKTKIAPNLYLIGDYKKEQPTKFVLDFRHLKKRYRKVVTINNPLWDKRTRINEAKRLLQEYKEEVRQERRPDEKITITQLFNLYISQKPSTSWTQEQKRFFDNHIQPHIGSRRAIDLKPFEVRKIIAKMDADGYSKAHQAKVKRILNPMYKFAIENDILIKNPIERIIIKVPLQRKTITNAAQKFIAVYDAIKSIYKDDPYYQAIFLFGLFGRRKNEVLHLKWEDVDLINGYYWLQKTKAE; encoded by the coding sequence TTGGCAATAGATAATACAGCTAAAACGAAAATAGCCCCTAACCTTTATCTTATTGGAGACTACAAAAAAGAGCAGCCTACCAAGTTTGTATTGGACTTTAGACACCTCAAAAAGAGATACCGCAAGGTGGTCACTATCAATAATCCTCTATGGGATAAGCGCACACGCATAAATGAAGCTAAAAGACTGCTGCAAGAGTATAAAGAAGAAGTAAGACAGGAACGCAGACCAGATGAAAAAATAACCATTACACAGCTATTTAATCTCTACATATCGCAAAAACCGTCCACTTCATGGACGCAAGAGCAAAAGCGGTTTTTTGATAATCATATCCAACCGCATATTGGAAGCAGACGAGCCATTGACCTTAAGCCTTTTGAAGTAAGAAAAATAATAGCCAAAATGGATGCTGATGGATACTCTAAGGCGCATCAGGCAAAAGTTAAGCGTATTCTCAATCCTATGTATAAATTTGCCATAGAAAACGACATACTCATTAAAAATCCTATAGAAAGGATTATTATAAAAGTCCCGCTACAACGCAAAACCATTACGAATGCTGCCCAAAAGTTTATCGCAGTATATGACGCTATTAAATCTATCTATAAAGACGATCCATACTATCAGGCTATCTTTTTATTTGGACTATTTGGCAGACGCAAAAATGAAGTGCTGCATCTCAAATGGGAAGATGTAGATCTCATCAATGGCTACTATTGGCTACAAAAGACCAAAGCAGAGTAA
- a CDS encoding helix-turn-helix domain-containing protein: protein MTTIPNTSTNIQDLQAKEFLSPKEVELLYGFKENTQAKWRMQGLIPYRKIGKFIRYHHQELKEWMNKGRIA, encoded by the coding sequence ATGACAACTATTCCAAACACATCTACAAACATACAAGACCTACAGGCTAAAGAGTTTCTATCACCAAAAGAAGTGGAGCTACTTTATGGCTTCAAAGAGAACACACAGGCTAAGTGGCGTATGCAAGGACTTATCCCTTATAGGAAGATTGGCAAGTTTATCAGATACCACCATCAAGAACTTAAAGAGTGGATGAATAAAGGGCGGATAGCCTAA
- a CDS encoding helix-turn-helix domain-containing protein, with translation MTKERFKQLLKKAGLNQKEFAVAACISYSTVRNWGDNIPSWVESWLQNYIKAKTLDNVKDVICDDPVNSTSQTDIVKRDNPVEGENN, from the coding sequence ATGACTAAAGAACGATTCAAACAACTTCTCAAAAAAGCTGGATTGAATCAAAAAGAATTTGCAGTTGCTGCCTGCATCAGTTATAGCACCGTTAGAAACTGGGGCGATAACATTCCGTCGTGGGTAGAGTCCTGGCTTCAAAACTACATCAAAGCCAAAACTCTTGATAACGTTAAAGATGTTATTTGTGATGATCCAGTCAATAGCACCTCTCAAACCGATATAGTAAAAAGAGACAATCCTGTAGAAGGTGAAAATAATTGA
- a CDS encoding tyrosine-type recombinase/integrase, which translates to MATKDQSRVKQRFNLPPVIMEQLLRIPDERKSYIFKSPIKPDQPIQEIKRQIKKVRKASGIEEYKFHAMRNYLVTALYEKGIPTPILSQLLGHLSPDTLKHYLSIDTYKASEEGNKEVYKLLNLDEFGL; encoded by the coding sequence TTGGCTACAAAAGACCAAAGCAGAGTAAAGCAGCGATTTAATCTACCACCAGTCATAATGGAGCAGCTGCTGCGGATACCAGATGAGCGGAAAAGCTATATATTCAAGTCACCTATCAAGCCAGATCAACCTATACAGGAGATAAAGAGACAGATTAAAAAGGTAAGAAAAGCAAGCGGTATAGAAGAGTATAAATTTCATGCCATGAGAAATTATCTCGTAACAGCTCTTTACGAAAAAGGTATACCTACTCCAATACTTAGCCAGCTACTGGGACACCTCAGCCCCGACACACTCAAACACTATTTGAGTATAGACACCTATAAAGCGAGTGAAGAGGGTAATAAAGAGGTTTATAAGCTATTAAATTTAGATGAATTTGGATTGTAA